In a genomic window of Platichthys flesus chromosome 24, fPlaFle2.1, whole genome shotgun sequence:
- the LOC133949604 gene encoding zinc finger and SCAN domain-containing protein 26-like isoform X1: MWTDRSSVEMSKSEILRGIITEKLSTAAREILAVVERTVSGYEEEAAGFRLEVEQQRRQLEALLQPRVRLERSALNQDVDGHDVVVINEEEEEEEEEEEEHTQQPDVEDTGGLSVLWDDDDDDDDDDVHWGQDEEEHMKPTTSSRKKREDVLDPDYQIPSRTFTPRVQSGRRKLGRPRILDTPNHVDLRIRILEDSHTDLLTRNVFQTCPLQELQCPRGLQETDFLRLLRSTFPQLAADRPFDVFTTDRSRKLQRLRVRTLTPEEIHRSIGSTGAGRSALYIRPKSGDDPLISSGDLHPLQRQDAIRDSASSSVTLTDDQTEMYESSSSPRGQSEKRRRGRPRLSDSSDHHSLRICLVEDSPSGVLSKSVLMKSSVQNLKCPRGLQEPDFLDLLKSTFPQLTGDNNMFDVFKSDRSRKLQRLRVRTLTPEDICRSLKSTGIERTLLYIKQKTEEEEEEEEEEEEEDFQLLPRKVEATEDSQSAVTRVVTSGEAGSGSSSSTSQHNVDPEEAAESEVASSKERHEDRDDWKPDMESPRRRRPKPYVVERSKTPCRVCGVWYKVLGSLIKHAWSHVDESPGACGVCGERPESVEELKTHLRNQHRTHTCSHCGKSFSTVTGLSIHATLHTGNRPFKCEHCGKAFAYRSSLSVHHWVHVADKPHKCDICPKAFGLMAQLKAHRTTHTSRDQYQCNVCGKLVCDLRSLSRHKATHSGERRFGCDVCGKRFKLPFTLKSHEKIHTVRERTYLCHICCKTFLSNCALTMHMRTHSGERPFLCSVCSKGFISNGQLKAHMRVHTGEAPYGCSECGRFFKSKTHLKNHIGSHSGIKLFVCAVCGKACSRQEHLTVHMRTHNGERPYKCSLCDKAFTQSHCLKTHMKSHSAEEKKFLSPNT, encoded by the exons ATGTGGACGGACAGAAGCTCCGTGGAAATGTCGAAGAGTGAGATCCTGAGGGGCATCATCACCGAGAAGCTGAGCACCGCCGCCCGGGAGATCCTGGCCGTGGTGGAGAGGACCGTGTCCGGGTACGAGGAGGAGGCTGCGGGCTTCAggctggaggtggagcagcagaggaggcagcTGGAGGCGCTGCTGCAGCCGCGGGTCCGACTGGAGAGAAGCG cCCTGAACCAAGATGTGGACGGCCATGATGTGGTTGTTAtcaatgaagaggaggaagaggaggaggaggaggaagaggagcacacacagcagccag ATGTGGAGGACACCGGGGGACTCAGCGTCCTCTgggacgatgatgatgatgatgatgatgatgatgtccaTTGGGGtcaagatgaagaggagcacATGAAACCAACAACAAGCTCCCGAAAGAAACGAGAAGATGTTCTGGACCCCGATTATCAAATCCCGTCAAG GACGTTCACACCCAGGGTTCAGTCTGGCAGGAGGAAGCTCGGCAGACCTCGAATCCTGGACACACCGAACCACGTGGATCTCAGGATCCGCATCCTGGAGGACTCGCACACCGACCTGCTCACGAGGAACG TGTTTCAGACATGTcccctgcaggagctgcagtgtCCTCGCGGTCTCCAGGAGACGGACTTCCTGCGCCTGCTCAGGTCCACCTTCCCTCAGCTGGCGGCCGATCGACCGTTTGACGTCTTCACGACCGACaggagcaggaagctgcagcgCCTGAGGGTCCGGACGCTGACGCCGGAGGAGATCCACCGGAGCATCGGGTCGACCGGAGCAGGAAGGTCCGCCCTCTACATCCGACCCAAG AGTGGGGACGATCCTCTGATCAGCTCTGGAGACCTTCATCCTCTGCAGAGACAAGACGCCATCAGAGATTCTGCGTCCAGCTCCGTGACGCTGACGGACGATCAAACCGAAATGTACGAGAG CTCGTCGTCTCCCAGAGGTCAGTCTGAGAAGAGGAGGCGTGGCCGACCTCGGCTCAGTGACTCATCCGATCACCACTCTCTCAGGATCTGCTTGGTGGAGGATTCCCCCTCGGGCGTGCTCTCCAAAAGCG tgTTGATGAAATCCTCAGTCCAGAACCTGAAGTGTCCTCGAGGGCTCCAGGAGCCGGACTTCCTGGACCTGTTGAAGTCCACCTTCCCTCAACTGACTGGAGACAACAACATGTTTGACGTGTTCAAATCCGACAGGAGCAGGAAACTCCAGCGGCTCAGAGTCCGGACCCTGACACCAGAGGACATCTGCAGGAGCCTGAAGTCCACTGGGATTGAAAGAACCCTGCTCTACATCAAACAGAAG actgaagaggaagaggaagaggaggaggaggaagaggaggaagatttcCAACTCTTACCGAGAAAGGTCGAGGCCACAGAGGATTCTCAGTCCGCTGTCACCAGGGTGGTGACCAGTGGAGAAGCAGGAAGTGGTTCAAG CAGCtcaacatcacaacacaacgTGGATCCTGAAGAAGCTGCTGAGAGCGAAGTGGCCTCCAGCAAGGAGAGACATGAGGACAGAGACGACTGGAAACCCGACATGGAGTCTCCGAGGAGGCGGCGGCCCAAACCGTACGTGGTGGAGAGAAGTAAGACGCCGTGCAGAGTGTGTGGCGTCTGGTACAAGGTCCTCGGCAGCTTGATCAAACACGCCTGGAGCCACGTGGACGAGTCGCCGGGCGCCTGCGGAGTCTGCGGCGAACGTCCTGAATCTGTCGAAGAGTTAAAGACACACCTCAGAAACCAACACCGGACTCACACCTGCTCACACTGTGGGAAGTCCTTCTCCACCGTCACCGGCCTCAGCATCCACGCCACGCTGCACACGGGGAACCGACCCTTCAAGTGCGAGCACTGCGGCAAAGCCTTCGCTTACCGGTCCAGTCTGAGCGTGCACCACTGGGTTCACGTGGCCGACAAACCGCACAAGTGTGACATCTGTCCCAAAGCGTTCGGCCTGATGGCGCAGCTCAAAGCTCACAGGACGACACACACCAGTCGAGACCAGTACCAGTGCAACGTCTGCGGTAAACTGGTCTGCGACCTGCGGTCTCTGTCTCGCCACAAGGCCACGCACTCGGGCGAGAGACGCTTCGGCTGCGACGTGTGTGGGAAACGTTTCAAACTTCCCTTCACGCTGAAGTCACACGAGAAGATCCACACGGTCCGAGAGCGGACGTACCTCTGCCACATCTGCTGCAAGACCTTCCTGTCCAACTGCGCCCTGACCATGCACATGAGGACGCACAGCGGCGAGCGGCCGTTCCTCTGCAGCGTCTGCAGCAAGGGCTTCATCTCCAACGGGCAGCTGAAGGCCCACATGCGGGTGCACACGGGCGAGGCGCCGTACGGCTGCTCCGAGTGCGGCCGCTTCTTCAAAAGCAAGACTCACCTGAAGAACCACATCGGGAGCCACTCGGGCATCAAACTGTTCGTCTGCGCCGTCTGTGGGAAAGCGTGTTCCCGGCAGGAGCACCTGACCGTCCACATGAGGACGCACAACGGAGAGCGACCGTACAAGTGTTCGCTGTGCGACAAAGCGTTCACTCAGAGCCACTGTCTGAAAACTCACATGAAGAGCCACAGCgcggaggaaaagaagttcCTGAGTCCGAACACCTGA
- the LOC133949604 gene encoding zinc finger and SCAN domain-containing protein 26-like isoform X2: MWTDRSSVEMSKSEILRGIITEKLSTAAREILAVVERTVSGYEEEAAGFRLEVEQQRRQLEALLQPRVRLERSALNQDVDGHDVVVINEEEEEEEEEEEEHTQQPDVEDTGGLSVLWDDDDDDDDDDVHWGQDEEEHMKPTTSSRKKREDVLDPDYQIPSRTFTPRVQSGRRKLGRPRILDTPNHVDLRIRILEDSHTDLLTRNVFQTCPLQELQCPRGLQETDFLRLLRSTFPQLAADRPFDVFTTDRSRKLQRLRVRTLTPEEIHRSIGSTGAGRSALYIRPKSGDDPLISSGDLHPLQRQDAIRDSASSSVTLTDDQTEISSSPRGQSEKRRRGRPRLSDSSDHHSLRICLVEDSPSGVLSKSVLMKSSVQNLKCPRGLQEPDFLDLLKSTFPQLTGDNNMFDVFKSDRSRKLQRLRVRTLTPEDICRSLKSTGIERTLLYIKQKTEEEEEEEEEEEEEDFQLLPRKVEATEDSQSAVTRVVTSGEAGSGSSSSTSQHNVDPEEAAESEVASSKERHEDRDDWKPDMESPRRRRPKPYVVERSKTPCRVCGVWYKVLGSLIKHAWSHVDESPGACGVCGERPESVEELKTHLRNQHRTHTCSHCGKSFSTVTGLSIHATLHTGNRPFKCEHCGKAFAYRSSLSVHHWVHVADKPHKCDICPKAFGLMAQLKAHRTTHTSRDQYQCNVCGKLVCDLRSLSRHKATHSGERRFGCDVCGKRFKLPFTLKSHEKIHTVRERTYLCHICCKTFLSNCALTMHMRTHSGERPFLCSVCSKGFISNGQLKAHMRVHTGEAPYGCSECGRFFKSKTHLKNHIGSHSGIKLFVCAVCGKACSRQEHLTVHMRTHNGERPYKCSLCDKAFTQSHCLKTHMKSHSAEEKKFLSPNT; this comes from the exons ATGTGGACGGACAGAAGCTCCGTGGAAATGTCGAAGAGTGAGATCCTGAGGGGCATCATCACCGAGAAGCTGAGCACCGCCGCCCGGGAGATCCTGGCCGTGGTGGAGAGGACCGTGTCCGGGTACGAGGAGGAGGCTGCGGGCTTCAggctggaggtggagcagcagaggaggcagcTGGAGGCGCTGCTGCAGCCGCGGGTCCGACTGGAGAGAAGCG cCCTGAACCAAGATGTGGACGGCCATGATGTGGTTGTTAtcaatgaagaggaggaagaggaggaggaggaggaagaggagcacacacagcagccag ATGTGGAGGACACCGGGGGACTCAGCGTCCTCTgggacgatgatgatgatgatgatgatgatgatgtccaTTGGGGtcaagatgaagaggagcacATGAAACCAACAACAAGCTCCCGAAAGAAACGAGAAGATGTTCTGGACCCCGATTATCAAATCCCGTCAAG GACGTTCACACCCAGGGTTCAGTCTGGCAGGAGGAAGCTCGGCAGACCTCGAATCCTGGACACACCGAACCACGTGGATCTCAGGATCCGCATCCTGGAGGACTCGCACACCGACCTGCTCACGAGGAACG TGTTTCAGACATGTcccctgcaggagctgcagtgtCCTCGCGGTCTCCAGGAGACGGACTTCCTGCGCCTGCTCAGGTCCACCTTCCCTCAGCTGGCGGCCGATCGACCGTTTGACGTCTTCACGACCGACaggagcaggaagctgcagcgCCTGAGGGTCCGGACGCTGACGCCGGAGGAGATCCACCGGAGCATCGGGTCGACCGGAGCAGGAAGGTCCGCCCTCTACATCCGACCCAAG AGTGGGGACGATCCTCTGATCAGCTCTGGAGACCTTCATCCTCTGCAGAGACAAGACGCCATCAGAGATTCTGCGTCCAGCTCCGTGACGCTGACGGACGATCAAACCGAAAT CTCGTCGTCTCCCAGAGGTCAGTCTGAGAAGAGGAGGCGTGGCCGACCTCGGCTCAGTGACTCATCCGATCACCACTCTCTCAGGATCTGCTTGGTGGAGGATTCCCCCTCGGGCGTGCTCTCCAAAAGCG tgTTGATGAAATCCTCAGTCCAGAACCTGAAGTGTCCTCGAGGGCTCCAGGAGCCGGACTTCCTGGACCTGTTGAAGTCCACCTTCCCTCAACTGACTGGAGACAACAACATGTTTGACGTGTTCAAATCCGACAGGAGCAGGAAACTCCAGCGGCTCAGAGTCCGGACCCTGACACCAGAGGACATCTGCAGGAGCCTGAAGTCCACTGGGATTGAAAGAACCCTGCTCTACATCAAACAGAAG actgaagaggaagaggaagaggaggaggaggaagaggaggaagatttcCAACTCTTACCGAGAAAGGTCGAGGCCACAGAGGATTCTCAGTCCGCTGTCACCAGGGTGGTGACCAGTGGAGAAGCAGGAAGTGGTTCAAG CAGCtcaacatcacaacacaacgTGGATCCTGAAGAAGCTGCTGAGAGCGAAGTGGCCTCCAGCAAGGAGAGACATGAGGACAGAGACGACTGGAAACCCGACATGGAGTCTCCGAGGAGGCGGCGGCCCAAACCGTACGTGGTGGAGAGAAGTAAGACGCCGTGCAGAGTGTGTGGCGTCTGGTACAAGGTCCTCGGCAGCTTGATCAAACACGCCTGGAGCCACGTGGACGAGTCGCCGGGCGCCTGCGGAGTCTGCGGCGAACGTCCTGAATCTGTCGAAGAGTTAAAGACACACCTCAGAAACCAACACCGGACTCACACCTGCTCACACTGTGGGAAGTCCTTCTCCACCGTCACCGGCCTCAGCATCCACGCCACGCTGCACACGGGGAACCGACCCTTCAAGTGCGAGCACTGCGGCAAAGCCTTCGCTTACCGGTCCAGTCTGAGCGTGCACCACTGGGTTCACGTGGCCGACAAACCGCACAAGTGTGACATCTGTCCCAAAGCGTTCGGCCTGATGGCGCAGCTCAAAGCTCACAGGACGACACACACCAGTCGAGACCAGTACCAGTGCAACGTCTGCGGTAAACTGGTCTGCGACCTGCGGTCTCTGTCTCGCCACAAGGCCACGCACTCGGGCGAGAGACGCTTCGGCTGCGACGTGTGTGGGAAACGTTTCAAACTTCCCTTCACGCTGAAGTCACACGAGAAGATCCACACGGTCCGAGAGCGGACGTACCTCTGCCACATCTGCTGCAAGACCTTCCTGTCCAACTGCGCCCTGACCATGCACATGAGGACGCACAGCGGCGAGCGGCCGTTCCTCTGCAGCGTCTGCAGCAAGGGCTTCATCTCCAACGGGCAGCTGAAGGCCCACATGCGGGTGCACACGGGCGAGGCGCCGTACGGCTGCTCCGAGTGCGGCCGCTTCTTCAAAAGCAAGACTCACCTGAAGAACCACATCGGGAGCCACTCGGGCATCAAACTGTTCGTCTGCGCCGTCTGTGGGAAAGCGTGTTCCCGGCAGGAGCACCTGACCGTCCACATGAGGACGCACAACGGAGAGCGACCGTACAAGTGTTCGCTGTGCGACAAAGCGTTCACTCAGAGCCACTGTCTGAAAACTCACATGAAGAGCCACAGCgcggaggaaaagaagttcCTGAGTCCGAACACCTGA
- the LOC133949648 gene encoding ceramide-1-phosphate transfer protein-like, with protein MCVFVRPVPEGAREGSTFNPSRRRRATVSEGEFVLTVCLFSFLCAQWKREYFRVAMVILRRTPLLRYLLLAAMLALFLFVSSLWLPQGGVRDCGSSWQPCIRSYQQTPEPPLAPGDFLQEDEPTLLTKECPGQKFQVRELLLHLRSSLSDEEDDDVLLEPYLQSWDQLLNFMESLGTMVSLFSMKVNEKVVQIRALSLKHSADVYQGQTPPSFGLKTGAYRSVRSMVEAELKAGVVDFSRHTDSGCRTLLRLHRSLLWLKLMLEGLSEGPDADGQYKTPGELSRDAYQVALAPHHPWVLRQAAEFAFLALPDRQYFLQLVCVQNQSEATPVLRVIIHALMLVHTRTQRILEEHNMLELP; from the exons atgtgtgtgtttgtacgtccCGTGccggagggagcgagagagggatcGACCTTTAACCCCAGCAGGAGACGGAGAGCGACAGTGAGTGAGGGAGAGTTTGtgttaactgtgtgtttgttttcatttttgtgtgctCAGTGGAAACGAGAGTACTTTAGGGTCGCCATGGTTATCCTCAGACGGACGCCACTGCTTCGTTACCTGCTGCTGGCGGCCATGTTGGCTCTGTTCCTCTTTGTCAGCTCCTTGTGGCTAC ctCAAGGCGGAGTCAGAGACTGTGGCAGCTCCTGGCAGCCATGTATACGTTCTTACCAACAAacg CCGGAACCTCCGCTGGCCCCCGGGGACTTCCTGCAGGAGGACGAACCCACGCTCCTCACAAAGGAGTGTCCGGGTCAGAAGTTCCAGGTtcgagagctgctgctgcacctgagGTCCAGTCTGTCAGACGAGGAGGACGATGATGTCCTTCTGGAGCCGTACCTGCAGAGCTGGGACCAGCTCCTCaa TTTCATGGAGTCTCTGGGGACGATGGTGAGTTTATTCTCCATGAAGGTGAACGAGAAGGTCGTGCAGATCCGAGCCCTGTCACTCAAACACAGCGCAGACGTCTATCAGGGACAAACCCCCCCATCGTTTGGACTCAAAACCGGG GCGTACCGCTCGGTTCGATCTATGGTGGAGGCGGAGCTGAAAGCGGGCGTGGTGGACTTCTCGCGCCACACGGACTCGGGCTGCCGGACGCTGCTGAGGCTGCATCGGTCTCTGCTGTGGCTCAAGCTGATGTTAGAGGGTTTGTCTGAAGGACCCGACGCAGACGGACAATACAAAACCCCCGGAGAGCTGAGCAG AGACGCCTACCAGGTGGCGTTGGCCCCCCACCACCCCTGGGTGCTCCGCCAGGCGGCCGAGTTCGCGTTCCTTGCCCTCCCTGACCGACAGTACTTCCTgcagctggtgtgtgttcaGAACCAGAGTGAGGCCACGCCCGTGCTGCGTGTCATCATCCACGCCCTGATGCTCGTGCACACGCGAACCCAACGAATCCTGGAGGAACACAACATGCTGGAGCTGCCGTGA